The following coding sequences are from one Virgibacillus necropolis window:
- a CDS encoding aminotransferase class V-fold PLP-dependent enzyme: MSYSTPIRYKIAEAEDVNEMEQIHRLNYQTFVEEIPQHQANETRTLIDRFNNENTYIIAKRKDEVIGMISVKENRPFSLDQKLTNLDDYLADDSVPCEIRLLSIKEAYRGGRIFYGLCERLVAYCLEKGYSLALISGTVQQTKLYKHMGFQSFGPLVGTEKARYQPMYLTKKNFEISSKVFQRLIERKEKTFYQNFLPGPVEVTEEVKKAWQEPAISHRSLIIQKVINEVKVQLCDLTNANYTEVIVGTGTLANDMVAAQLSTLKSKGLILANGEFGERLIDHGNRWSLSFENIHKPWNTSITIEEIDRTLMKYPDIQWLWTVHCETSTGYVYPLHQLKEVCEKHDVYLCIDGCSSVGVIPVDLKDVYLASTVSGKGLASYPGIAIVFHHEGILPNEQIPSYLDIGKYQASNSVPYTHSSNGLLALQKALSNPHAANDALANKICRDFESSGMLVLRGKGIRQE; the protein is encoded by the coding sequence ATGAGTTATTCAACACCAATTCGGTATAAAATTGCAGAAGCGGAAGACGTTAATGAAATGGAACAAATCCATCGGTTAAATTATCAAACATTTGTAGAGGAAATTCCACAACACCAAGCAAATGAAACAAGAACATTAATTGATCGATTCAACAATGAAAATACATACATAATTGCGAAAAGAAAAGATGAAGTAATTGGAATGATTTCTGTTAAGGAAAATAGGCCATTTTCGTTGGATCAAAAGCTAACTAATCTTGATGATTATTTAGCCGATGATTCTGTGCCATGTGAAATCAGATTGCTATCGATAAAAGAAGCATATCGTGGTGGACGAATTTTTTATGGTTTGTGTGAACGATTGGTAGCTTATTGCTTGGAAAAAGGGTATTCACTGGCCTTAATTTCTGGAACAGTACAACAGACTAAGTTGTATAAGCATATGGGCTTTCAGTCATTTGGACCACTTGTCGGTACGGAGAAAGCACGTTATCAGCCAATGTACTTAACAAAAAAGAACTTTGAAATATCGTCAAAGGTTTTTCAAAGATTGATCGAGCGGAAAGAGAAGACATTTTATCAAAACTTCCTTCCAGGACCTGTTGAGGTAACAGAAGAAGTGAAGAAAGCATGGCAAGAACCAGCAATTTCGCACCGTTCTTTAATCATCCAAAAAGTAATAAATGAAGTAAAAGTTCAATTATGTGATCTAACTAACGCCAATTATACAGAGGTAATTGTCGGGACAGGTACGCTAGCTAATGATATGGTTGCAGCACAGTTGTCAACGCTTAAAAGTAAAGGATTGATTTTAGCTAATGGTGAGTTTGGCGAGCGGTTGATTGATCATGGGAATAGATGGAGTCTCTCTTTTGAAAACATACATAAACCATGGAACACTTCCATAACAATAGAAGAAATCGATCGTACATTAATGAAGTATCCAGATATTCAGTGGCTTTGGACAGTTCATTGTGAAACATCTACTGGATATGTTTATCCGTTGCATCAATTGAAAGAGGTTTGTGAGAAGCATGATGTATATCTTTGCATCGATGGTTGCAGCTCTGTTGGTGTGATCCCTGTTGATTTAAAGGACGTGTATTTAGCAAGCACGGTTAGCGGAAAAGGACTTGCTTCTTATCCTGGAATTGCGATTGTTTTTCATCACGAGGGTATTTTACCAAACGAGCAAATTCCAAGTTACTTGGATATAGGGAAATACCAAGCTTCTAACAGTGTTCCGTACACACACTCATCGAATGGTTTGTTGGCTTTACAGAAGGCCTTGAGCAATCCACATGCAGCAAATGATGCACTGGCTAATAAGATATGTCGTGATTTCGAATCGTCAGGCATGTTGGTGCTTAGGGGGAAGGGTATTCGCCAGGAATAA
- a CDS encoding GNAT family N-acetyltransferase, which translates to MEQKRVIKFLTSKRVYVRPIENADLDLFYEKALWDKEGRRLTGTQAVFSRQGIQNWFDRNAIDTSRIDLIICLQENNQPIGDIAMLDIDHQNQNSVVRISIFDKEFWGNGYGTEAMSLVVEFGFDSLNLHRVGLDVFAYNERAIKAYEKLGFKREGIVRDELFYDGEFHDSILMGVLKGEFVKLH; encoded by the coding sequence ATGGAACAAAAACGAGTAATAAAATTCTTAACAAGCAAAAGGGTGTATGTAAGACCGATAGAAAACGCAGATTTAGATTTATTTTATGAAAAAGCTCTTTGGGATAAAGAAGGAAGGAGACTAACGGGAACACAAGCTGTATTTAGTCGTCAGGGTATTCAAAATTGGTTTGATAGAAACGCAATAGATACTAGTAGAATTGATTTAATCATATGTTTACAGGAGAACAATCAGCCGATTGGAGATATAGCTATGTTAGATATCGACCATCAAAATCAAAATTCTGTTGTTAGGATTTCTATATTTGATAAGGAATTTTGGGGTAACGGATACGGTACGGAGGCCATGTCATTAGTAGTAGAATTTGGGTTTGATAGTTTAAATCTTCATCGGGTTGGGCTAGACGTCTTCGCATATAATGAAAGAGCGATAAAAGCATATGAAAAGTTAGGATTTAAACGAGAGGGAATAGTCAGAGATGAGCTTTTCTATGATGGTGAATTTCATGATTCCATATTGATGGGCGTTCTGAAGGGCGAATTCGTGAAACTGCATTGA
- a CDS encoding glycerol-3-phosphate acyltransferase: MNGAYYIGKIASNQDIRELGSSNAGARNAGRVFGRIAFIYTVIIDALKTVIPLLIAVYLFNMAVFLLGCIALAILIGHIWPVQLQFRGGKGVVVYLAVALALAPLTLIVVGLTLLVGLKIKSNFTLIGLIAISTIPVTLTILSKPVLAGIFIIMLLIVILVHRNED, from the coding sequence TTGAACGGTGCTTACTATATAGGGAAGATAGCTTCAAACCAAGATATTAGAGAGCTCGGGAGTTCAAATGCTGGCGCCAGAAATGCGGGGAGAGTGTTTGGACGTATTGCATTTATCTATACGGTTATTATCGATGCTTTAAAGACAGTTATTCCATTACTAATTGCTGTCTACTTGTTTAATATGGCCGTATTTTTATTAGGGTGTATAGCGCTTGCCATTTTGATTGGACATATTTGGCCTGTACAATTACAATTTCGCGGTGGTAAGGGAGTGGTTGTCTATTTGGCTGTCGCTTTAGCACTTGCTCCATTAACCCTTATTGTAGTTGGACTAACCCTGCTAGTTGGTTTGAAAATTAAGAGCAACTTTACCCTAATAGGTTTAATTGCTATTAGTACGATTCCAGTTACGTTAACAATTCTATCAAAGCCTGTATTAGCAGGAATATTTATAATTATGCTGTTAATCGTTATACTTGTACATAGAAATGAGGATTAA
- the sda gene encoding sporulation histidine kinase inhibitor Sda, with protein sequence MNKLSDKLLIESYFKAKESNLDRDFCGLIKEEISRRGLLINPSKNQTILKG encoded by the coding sequence TTGAATAAACTATCTGACAAATTACTGATTGAGTCTTATTTCAAGGCAAAAGAGTCAAATTTGGATCGAGATTTTTGCGGATTAATTAAAGAAGAAATTAGTCGTCGCGGGTTATTGATCAACCCTTCTAAAAATCAAACAATTTTAAAAGGTTAA
- a CDS encoding ArsR/SmtB family transcription factor translates to MFPVTVDLQTTFKHYEKSFKALADQKRLQLLNLLATLSEDYICVCDLMEEMQMAQSKLSYHLKILLQANLIIKEKRGTWSYYSLNHKEINNVLSEELCCLFRRN, encoded by the coding sequence ATGTTTCCAGTAACCGTTGATTTGCAAACTACATTTAAACATTACGAAAAGTCATTTAAAGCACTAGCAGATCAAAAAAGATTGCAACTGCTTAATTTACTGGCTACTTTATCTGAAGATTATATTTGCGTCTGTGACTTAATGGAAGAGATGCAGATGGCACAATCTAAACTTTCGTACCATCTAAAGATTTTATTGCAAGCAAATCTGATAATTAAAGAAAAAAGAGGAACCTGGAGTTACTACTCTTTAAATCATAAGGAAATAAATAATGTTTTATCAGAAGAACTTTGTTGCTTATTTCGTAGGAACTAA
- a CDS encoding CD3324 family protein — MSYVKANKILPEELIVELQKYVQGETLYIPKSKSNYQKWGTCSGGRKVLDERNACIQIGFNNGKSIDQLADEYFLSTETIKKIVYSKS; from the coding sequence ATGAGTTATGTAAAAGCAAACAAGATATTACCTGAAGAACTGATTGTAGAATTGCAAAAATACGTTCAAGGGGAAACGTTATATATTCCTAAATCCAAAAGCAATTATCAAAAATGGGGTACATGTTCTGGTGGAAGAAAGGTACTTGATGAAAGAAATGCCTGTATTCAGATTGGTTTTAATAATGGTAAATCCATTGATCAGTTAGCTGACGAATATTTTCTTTCAACAGAAACCATTAAAAAAATTGTTTACTCGAAAAGTTAA
- a CDS encoding SDR family oxidoreductase, with the protein MGLATTVELINKGFHVIMACRSTQRGEEALQKAKQQSNANRVELMKCDLGSLESIHTFADQFKQQYQTLDVLVNNAGVVSIKRETTAHGFESMIGVNHLGHFLLTNLLLEPLKNAKQGRIVVVSSGAHKVGKIHFEDPYLSKNFNVVKGYAQSKLANILFIRELATRLSTTSVTANCVHPGAVGTSLGVNRNTGFGKSVHALLRPFFQTPTQGADTAVYLATSPEVATISGEYFYKRKVAKISSKAKNKNLAEELWEWSEQEVDHS; encoded by the coding sequence ATGGGTCTTGCCACAACAGTAGAATTAATAAATAAAGGATTCCACGTCATAATGGCATGCCGAAGCACTCAACGAGGAGAAGAGGCTTTACAAAAAGCTAAACAGCAAAGCAATGCTAATCGTGTTGAATTAATGAAATGTGATTTGGGATCATTGGAAAGTATTCACACGTTTGCGGATCAATTCAAACAACAATACCAAACACTTGATGTTCTGGTGAATAACGCAGGAGTTGTGTCGATAAAACGGGAAACCACCGCTCACGGTTTCGAGAGTATGATTGGTGTCAATCATCTAGGGCATTTTCTTCTAACGAACCTTCTGCTTGAGCCACTTAAAAATGCTAAGCAAGGGAGAATTGTTGTGGTTTCCTCAGGTGCCCACAAGGTTGGTAAAATTCACTTTGAAGATCCTTATTTGTCTAAAAATTTTAATGTTGTGAAAGGCTATGCCCAATCAAAATTGGCAAATATTTTATTTATCCGTGAGTTGGCTACTCGTCTCTCTACTACATCTGTTACAGCTAACTGCGTGCACCCAGGCGCTGTTGGAACTAGCCTTGGCGTAAATCGCAATACCGGATTTGGAAAATCTGTACACGCCCTTTTGCGGCCATTTTTCCAAACACCCACCCAAGGAGCCGACACGGCAGTTTATTTAGCTACGAGCCCTGAAGTTGCTACTATTAGCGGTGAATATTTTTATAAAAGAAAAGTGGCTAAGATATCTTCGAAGGCAAAGAACAAGAACTTAGCTGAAGAGCTATGGGAATGGAGTGAGCAAGAGGTTGATCATTCATAG
- the thrS gene encoding threonine--tRNA ligase translates to MSQKELVINFPDGNQKKYVHGITLEEIAQSISPSLKKKSVAGKVNGSLFDLRRSINENADIELYQLNSSAGIEVMRHTTAHVLAQAVKRLYDDVHLSIGPVIENGFYYDLDLESSISAEDLVKIEKEMNKIIAENLEIKREEISREEAKEIFAGDPLKLELLEDIPLDNVLTVYRQGEFVDLCRGPHLPNTRFIKAFKLTHVSGAYLRGDSNNKVLQRIYGVAFSSKVELDDYFHFLDEAQKRNHRKLGNELELFMFSEEAPGMPFYLAKGQVIRNELEAFLRKVQNLYDYKEVRTPIMMNQRLWEQSGHWDHYKENMYFSEVDDQRFALKPMNCPGHMLIFKDKLHSYRDLPIRMAEFGQVHRHEFSGALNGMLRVRTFCQDDAHIFVRPDQIESEIKEALKLIDYVYRAFGFNYDIELSTRPDDYMGDEALWDKAEGALKNVLNELKYDFAINEGDGAFYGPKIDIHIKDALKRSHQCATVQLDFQMPEKFDLTYVDENNQKVRPVVIHRAVFGSIDRFLGILVEHFGGVFPAWLAPVQVKVIPVSNEVHRSYAEEINQRFKQAERRSELDLREEKLGYKIREAQMKKIPYILVVGDNEVENRSVHVRQYGQDDSKEVKLETFLTEINQIVENRSL, encoded by the coding sequence ATGAGTCAAAAGGAATTGGTCATTAATTTTCCGGATGGTAATCAAAAGAAGTATGTACACGGTATAACTTTAGAAGAAATTGCTCAGTCAATAAGTCCAAGTTTGAAAAAGAAATCTGTTGCAGGTAAGGTGAACGGTTCATTGTTTGATCTTAGACGAAGTATTAATGAGAATGCAGATATTGAGTTATATCAGCTTAATTCATCGGCGGGAATCGAAGTTATGCGCCATACAACTGCCCATGTATTAGCTCAGGCCGTGAAGCGTCTTTATGATGATGTTCATTTAAGCATAGGCCCAGTTATAGAAAACGGTTTTTATTATGATCTTGATTTGGAAAGTAGCATTTCAGCTGAGGATCTAGTTAAGATCGAAAAAGAGATGAATAAAATCATCGCTGAAAACCTGGAAATCAAACGTGAAGAAATATCACGTGAAGAAGCAAAAGAAATCTTTGCCGGTGATCCGTTAAAGTTAGAGCTGCTAGAAGATATACCACTAGATAATGTTTTGACAGTTTATCGACAGGGGGAGTTCGTTGATTTATGTCGTGGACCACACTTGCCAAACACCCGGTTTATTAAAGCATTTAAATTAACACATGTATCTGGTGCTTACCTGCGAGGTGATAGCAATAATAAAGTACTTCAGCGTATCTATGGTGTAGCCTTTTCTTCAAAGGTAGAGTTGGATGACTATTTTCATTTTCTTGATGAAGCACAAAAGAGAAACCATCGTAAGCTAGGAAATGAATTAGAGCTATTTATGTTCTCTGAAGAGGCTCCAGGAATGCCATTTTATTTAGCAAAAGGTCAAGTTATTCGTAATGAATTAGAGGCGTTTTTGAGAAAGGTACAGAATTTATACGATTATAAAGAAGTCCGTACACCAATTATGATGAATCAGCGGTTATGGGAGCAATCGGGGCACTGGGATCACTATAAAGAAAATATGTATTTCTCAGAGGTAGACGATCAACGTTTTGCATTAAAACCGATGAACTGCCCAGGACACATGCTTATTTTTAAAGATAAGCTTCATTCTTATCGTGATCTTCCCATTCGCATGGCGGAGTTTGGGCAAGTGCATCGCCATGAATTCAGTGGTGCATTAAACGGCATGTTAAGAGTTCGCACATTCTGCCAGGATGATGCTCACATCTTTGTTAGACCAGATCAAATTGAGTCCGAAATTAAGGAAGCGCTAAAATTAATTGATTATGTTTACCGTGCATTTGGCTTTAACTATGATATTGAACTATCAACAAGACCAGACGACTACATGGGTGATGAAGCCTTATGGGATAAAGCAGAAGGTGCTTTAAAGAACGTCTTAAACGAACTTAAGTATGATTTTGCTATTAATGAAGGTGATGGAGCATTTTACGGACCAAAAATTGATATCCATATTAAAGATGCACTAAAAAGAAGTCATCAGTGTGCAACAGTTCAGCTAGACTTTCAAATGCCGGAAAAGTTTGATTTAACTTATGTAGATGAGAACAATCAAAAGGTCCGACCAGTTGTAATTCATCGCGCAGTCTTTGGGTCAATTGATCGTTTTCTAGGGATATTAGTTGAACACTTTGGCGGTGTGTTCCCAGCCTGGTTAGCACCAGTTCAAGTGAAAGTAATACCCGTATCAAATGAAGTGCATAGAAGTTATGCAGAAGAAATTAACCAACGATTTAAGCAAGCTGAACGAAGAAGCGAACTTGACCTACGTGAAGAAAAACTAGGATACAAAATAAGAGAAGCTCAAATGAAAAAGATTCCATACATTCTGGTTGTAGGGGATAATGAGGTAGAGAATCGGTCTGTTCATGTAAGGCAATACGGTCAGGATGATTCAAAAGAAGTCAAGCTAGAAACATTTCTAACTGAGATAAATCAGATAGTTGAAAATAGAAGCCTTTAA
- a CDS encoding serine hydrolase domain-containing protein — MLKSNSEINKVLADIHDKVGFSGVVYMKKEDKVIYESTYGYSNRADELENNLDTRFGIASGCKLFTAIGICQLVEQGKLSFQTRLKDCLDIEFPNFDETITIHHLLTHSSGIPDYFDEDEMDDFEELWKEHPTYLFKNLKDFLPMFQDHHMMFKPGEKFHYNNAGFIVLGLIMEQQTGLSFTDYIELEVFKRCGMKDSGYFSLDHLPKNTANGYIDNQDGTWRTNVFSIPVKGGADGGAFITAPDMMKLWEALFNHELLSKEYTSVLLTPQLSVEDEVYYGYGVWINKRNNRVFKYHVMGYDPGVSFHSSVYPDLDIKLVVPSNKSSGAFEVTKAIEDNFY; from the coding sequence ATGTTAAAAAGTAATAGTGAGATTAATAAGGTGTTAGCAGATATTCATGATAAAGTGGGTTTTTCAGGGGTCGTATACATGAAAAAAGAAGATAAAGTGATCTATGAATCAACGTATGGTTATTCGAACAGAGCTGACGAACTGGAAAATAACTTAGACACACGGTTTGGCATCGCGTCTGGATGTAAATTGTTTACAGCTATAGGCATTTGCCAGCTGGTTGAACAAGGAAAACTCTCTTTTCAAACTCGATTAAAAGACTGCTTAGATATTGAGTTCCCGAACTTTGATGAAACGATAACTATTCATCATCTTTTAACACATAGTTCCGGTATTCCAGATTATTTTGACGAGGATGAAATGGATGATTTTGAAGAGCTATGGAAAGAACACCCTACGTATCTTTTTAAGAATTTAAAAGACTTTTTACCGATGTTCCAAGATCATCACATGATGTTTAAACCAGGTGAAAAGTTTCATTATAATAATGCTGGTTTTATTGTATTAGGATTAATCATGGAACAACAAACAGGGCTCAGTTTTACCGATTATATTGAGTTAGAAGTATTCAAGCGATGTGGTATGAAGGATTCTGGTTATTTTTCTTTGGATCACCTTCCTAAAAATACAGCCAACGGTTATATTGACAATCAAGACGGGACCTGGCGAACAAATGTATTCTCTATACCTGTCAAAGGTGGGGCTGATGGGGGTGCATTCATTACGGCACCTGATATGATGAAATTGTGGGAAGCGTTATTCAACCACGAGTTGTTAAGTAAAGAATATACAAGCGTGCTTTTGACTCCGCAACTATCCGTTGAGGATGAAGTGTATTACGGTTATGGAGTATGGATTAACAAAAGAAACAATCGCGTGTTCAAATACCATGTGATGGGATATGACCCTGGCGTGAGTTTTCATTCATCTGTTTATCCAGACCTAGACATAAAGCTTGTTGTACCTTCCAATAAAAGTTCTGGTGCATTTGAAGTGACAAAAGCAATAGAGGATAATTTTTATTAA
- a CDS encoding NAD(P)-binding domain-containing protein: protein MLANLPTVVIGAGPVGLAAAAHLHKYKQNFLLLEKGSKAGTNILEWGHVQLFSPWEFNVDQTAKELLQQTEWIEPEADKLPTGKELVDEYLEPLSNLPQIKENITFGAEVIDITKKNIDKMKSGLRDQTPFVLYVKIDGLIEKIEAKTVIDATGTWNNPNPPFADGIWRTEGLEKKLHTRIPNVAKEAGIFNDKHIAVIGSGHSALNTLIDLTSLKAEYPNTKISWIVRKQQVQEAFGGKENDELAARGELGTKTHRLVDNGLVNVHSGFYVEEIKKHDGSFIIQSSDGVSISNVDEIIVNTGARPNFLFLNELRLEVDPVVESTKELAPLIDPNLHSCGTVRPHGEKELRQPEPGFYITGVKSYGRAPTFLMATGYEQVRSIVAYLSGDSEESTKVKLKLPETGVCNVNQAPEQLQIIGVNAGSGCCGTSRDC, encoded by the coding sequence ATGTTAGCAAATTTACCTACTGTAGTTATTGGAGCGGGTCCAGTTGGGCTTGCAGCAGCTGCCCATCTACACAAATATAAACAAAATTTCCTGCTACTTGAGAAAGGGTCTAAGGCAGGAACTAACATTCTTGAATGGGGGCATGTTCAGTTATTCTCCCCTTGGGAATTCAACGTGGATCAAACGGCCAAAGAATTGTTACAACAAACCGAATGGATCGAACCTGAAGCAGATAAATTACCTACTGGAAAAGAACTTGTGGACGAATACTTAGAGCCTTTGTCAAATCTTCCTCAAATCAAAGAAAATATAACCTTTGGTGCTGAGGTTATCGATATCACAAAAAAGAATATCGATAAAATGAAGTCTGGTTTACGTGATCAAACGCCTTTCGTATTATACGTGAAAATAGATGGATTAATTGAAAAAATAGAAGCTAAAACAGTTATTGATGCGACTGGGACGTGGAATAATCCGAATCCTCCTTTTGCGGACGGAATTTGGAGAACGGAAGGACTAGAGAAGAAGTTACACACACGTATTCCTAATGTCGCTAAAGAAGCAGGAATATTTAACGATAAGCACATTGCGGTAATTGGTAGCGGCCATTCTGCTTTAAATACATTAATCGATCTGACCTCATTAAAGGCTGAATATCCAAACACAAAGATTTCTTGGATTGTCCGTAAGCAACAGGTACAAGAGGCTTTTGGAGGAAAAGAGAATGATGAGTTGGCGGCAAGAGGAGAACTTGGTACAAAAACTCACCGACTTGTTGATAATGGTCTTGTAAACGTTCATTCAGGTTTTTATGTTGAAGAAATAAAAAAGCATGATGGATCTTTTATCATTCAAAGCAGTGACGGGGTGTCTATAAGTAACGTAGACGAAATCATTGTAAATACAGGTGCTAGGCCTAATTTCTTGTTCTTAAACGAATTGAGATTAGAAGTAGATCCTGTAGTTGAAAGTACAAAAGAGCTTGCTCCACTTATCGATCCTAATCTTCATAGCTGTGGTACTGTTCGCCCACACGGAGAAAAAGAATTGCGCCAACCAGAACCGGGATTTTATATAACGGGTGTAAAAAGTTACGGTCGAGCGCCGACATTTTTAATGGCAACAGGCTATGAACAAGTGCGTTCTATTGTTGCTTACCTCTCTGGTGATAGTGAAGAATCTACAAAAGTTAAGTTGAAATTACCTGAAACAGGGGTTTGCAACGTAAACCAAGCTCCAGAGCAATTACAAATTATTGGAGTGAATGCCGGAAGTGGCTGCTGTGGCACTAGCCGTGATTGCTAA
- a CDS encoding LTA synthase family protein, with protein sequence MKQLTNYISTHIIATTIILLWIKTLLVTLIGFDLGASSFLDVLLLIIGPIGTLMLFLGCSFFFSKRVQPVTLLIIYILITGLLYANLLYFRFYIDFVTLSVLMQVNNVGGLGASTVELLSPWDTLLFIDIFILGWIIFSKRYKRAQTRMPVKKKYALTSVGIIAVTIALGVIQHPHLLSTAYDREQLVKSLGLYNYQMLNLAYGVKAPIEKVFSDEKDARELVDEFIQDKQKERTDLFGAAKGKNVVIISLESTQNFVINRSINGEEITPFLNDLIKESFYFSTIYDQAAQGKTSDAEFMVDNGLYPLPSGSVFVRRPENTFDSLPKILKEEGNYTSVTFHGNDREFWNREQMYNTLGYDHYFSKRNYNVTSENSINYGIKDIPFFNQSMDELSNLSEPYYAKFITLTNHFPFLLEKEDQFIEPANTEVDVVNRYITTVRYLDESLKQFFQLLKEQGMYEDTIFVLYGDHYGISQKYESGVHELLGQEATPLNHLELQQVPLIIHMPGEEGKVIDTAGGQVDIRATVLHLLGIATDDKMAFGRDLLVKNPDDPVIIRDGSVITNDYAYIDNLCYSKKSKEVVARKKCLQYQEIARERLELSDQIILGDLLRFSE encoded by the coding sequence ATGAAACAATTAACTAACTATATATCCACGCATATTATTGCTACCACAATCATTTTACTGTGGATAAAGACTTTACTCGTAACACTAATTGGCTTTGACCTTGGAGCCTCTTCATTTCTAGATGTTCTACTACTAATCATAGGTCCGATTGGAACTCTAATGCTGTTTTTAGGATGTAGCTTCTTTTTCAGCAAACGCGTACAACCAGTAACTTTACTCATTATTTATATTCTTATCACAGGGCTTTTATATGCCAATTTACTTTACTTTCGTTTCTATATCGACTTTGTAACACTTTCCGTTTTAATGCAGGTAAATAATGTTGGGGGATTAGGTGCCAGTACAGTTGAATTACTTTCTCCTTGGGACACACTGCTATTTATTGATATCTTCATCCTAGGATGGATTATCTTTTCGAAAAGATATAAAAGAGCACAAACTCGCATGCCTGTTAAAAAGAAATATGCATTAACAAGTGTCGGCATAATTGCTGTTACAATTGCTTTAGGTGTTATTCAGCACCCACATTTACTTAGTACCGCTTATGATCGGGAACAGCTAGTTAAATCGCTAGGTCTCTATAATTACCAGATGCTTAATTTAGCATATGGGGTAAAGGCACCAATTGAAAAAGTGTTTTCTGATGAAAAGGATGCGCGCGAACTAGTAGATGAGTTTATCCAGGATAAACAAAAAGAGCGTACAGATTTATTTGGTGCGGCCAAAGGGAAAAATGTTGTCATAATCAGTCTAGAATCCACCCAAAACTTTGTCATTAACAGAAGCATCAATGGGGAAGAAATAACTCCTTTTCTAAATGACTTAATTAAAGAAAGCTTTTATTTTTCCACTATTTATGACCAAGCAGCCCAAGGAAAAACTTCTGATGCAGAATTTATGGTCGATAACGGATTATATCCACTACCTAGTGGTTCGGTATTTGTACGTCGTCCAGAAAATACCTTTGATTCCCTTCCTAAGATTTTAAAGGAAGAAGGAAACTACACATCTGTCACCTTCCACGGCAATGACCGGGAATTTTGGAACAGGGAACAAATGTATAACACGCTAGGTTACGACCATTATTTTTCAAAAAGGAACTATAATGTAACAAGTGAAAATTCGATTAACTACGGAATCAAAGATATTCCCTTTTTCAATCAATCAATGGATGAACTGTCTAATCTGTCCGAACCTTATTATGCAAAATTTATCACATTAACGAACCATTTTCCTTTTTTATTAGAGAAAGAAGACCAATTTATTGAACCCGCTAATACCGAGGTAGACGTTGTAAACCGATATATTACGACAGTCCGGTATCTCGATGAATCACTTAAGCAATTTTTTCAACTGTTAAAAGAGCAGGGCATGTACGAAGACACTATATTCGTGTTATATGGTGACCATTATGGGATTTCCCAAAAATATGAATCAGGTGTACATGAACTACTAGGACAAGAAGCTACACCGCTAAATCATCTAGAATTGCAGCAGGTCCCATTAATTATTCATATGCCAGGTGAAGAAGGTAAAGTAATCGATACAGCAGGCGGGCAAGTCGACATTCGAGCAACTGTTCTTCATCTACTTGGAATTGCGACTGATGATAAAATGGCTTTCGGCCGTGACTTACTGGTGAAAAATCCTGATGATCCAGTTATAATTCGAGATGGTAGCGTAATTACAAATGATTATGCATACATCGATAATCTATGTTACAGCAAAAAATCAAAAGAAGTTGTAGCAAGGAAAAAATGCTTACAGTACCAAGAAATTGCACGGGAAAGATTGGAACTTTCAGATCAGATTATATTAGGAGATTTATTGCGTTTTAGCGAATGA